The Candidozyma auris chromosome 1, complete sequence genome includes a region encoding these proteins:
- the ATO7 gene encoding Ato7p has protein sequence MSSSSAHSYKEAHSTDSIPIGKIQTSGEGNEFVVIGKNRYYRHELMEAFGGTLNPGLAPYPKHQFANPSPLGLCGFALTTFCLSMYNAQAMGIEVPNVVVGLACFYGGFAQFCAGIWEGVIGNTFALCALTSYGAFWLSYAAIQVPAFGIGEAYTGTDQLHSAVGFFLMGWTLFTFMLFLCTLKSTVAFSSLFFFLTLTFLMLCIGDFTSKVGCTRAGGVLGVITAFIAFYNAFAGVANKQNSYFGVKVLPLTRNK, from the coding sequence ATGTCTTCCCTGAGCGCACACTCTTATAAAGAGGCCCACTCAACGGACTCGATCCCCATTGGTAAAATCCAAACATCGGGCGAAGGAAACGAGTTTGTCGTCATTGGCAAGAATCGTTACTATAGGCACGAGTTAATGGAAGCCTTTGGAGGCACCTTAAATCCCGGTTTGGCTCCCTATCCAAAACACCAATTTGCAAACCCCTCCCCATTGGGGCTCTGCGGGTTCGCATTGACTACGTTCTGTCTTTCTATGTACAACGCTCAGGCTATGGGCATTGAGGTGCCTAATGTTGTGGTTGGCTTGGCCTGTTTCTACGGTGGGTTTGCCCAGTTCTGCGCTGGTATCTGGGAAGGAGTTATTGGCAACACTTTTGCCCTTTGTGCTCTTACTAGTTACGGTGCGTTCTGGTTATCTTATGCTGCTATCCAGGTTCCCGCTTTTGGTATCGGTGAGGCCTACACCGGCACCGACCAGTTACACCTGGCTGTTGGTTTCTTCCTTATGGGATGGACTCTTTTTACTTTTATGCTTTTCTTGTGCACTCTTAAGTCCACGGTTGCATTTTCGTCgttattcttctttttgaccTTGACATTCCTCATGTTGTGTATCGGTGACTTTACCTCGAAGGTCGGTTGCACTCGTGCTGGAGGTGTCCTCGGTGTCATCACCGCGTTCATTGCCTTTTACAACGCTTTCGCTGGTGTGGCCAACAAGCAGAACTCTTACTTTGGCGTCAAGGTGCTCCCCTTGACCAGAAACAAATAA